A genome region from Solirubrobacter pauli includes the following:
- a CDS encoding PAS domain S-box protein: protein MRPAELLRAVTAALASPDEETAFARLPGTLHRSLDGHKLRWDGATLAIPIAGVGELLVPTPPPDDDLLAAAESVGVQVAQFVERCKAQRGMREFEARRQAMLDVAFDSVFTMDDDGFVLSANRAAERTFGYKAEEILGQELAALIIPETLRDAHRDGLVRYLKTGRGPIVGRRVELTAMRRDGTEFPVELVVTRPEIPGERVFYGYLRDLTARNVAEAALHRLADEQAALRRVATAVAAFSDPAQLFDLLSEEVGKLLEAETAHMFRFDPDGRAGEIVGGWAQRPEHVLGHGTRMPLDGDTAVTRVWRTGQAARMDSYARAEGNLAQIMRDYGVQAVVAAPVFLGGSLWGAVIVSAMSAGPFPESAEQRIAYFAELAAQALANAQAREDLAASRARIVQAGDAERRRLERNLHDGAQQRLVSLALMLRMAARRHPDDDDLARAGEELSHALQELRELARGIHPAVLTERGLEPAVRAVADRAPVPVELTVELEERLPGPVEAAAYYVVSEALTNVAKYARATLVRVSITRTDEHALIEVADDGLGGADPGGGSGLRGLADRVEAFGGRLDIDSPPGLGTTLRADLPLTASLR from the coding sequence TTGCGGCCGGCTGAGCTGCTGCGCGCCGTCACGGCCGCGCTCGCCTCACCCGACGAGGAGACCGCGTTCGCGCGGCTGCCGGGCACGCTGCACCGCAGCCTCGACGGCCACAAGCTGCGCTGGGACGGGGCGACGCTGGCGATCCCGATCGCGGGCGTGGGCGAGCTGCTCGTGCCGACGCCACCGCCCGACGACGACCTGCTGGCGGCGGCGGAGAGCGTCGGCGTGCAGGTCGCGCAGTTCGTCGAGCGCTGCAAGGCCCAGCGAGGGATGCGCGAGTTCGAGGCGCGCCGCCAGGCGATGCTCGACGTCGCCTTCGACTCGGTGTTCACGATGGACGACGACGGCTTCGTGCTGTCGGCCAACCGCGCCGCCGAGCGCACGTTCGGCTACAAGGCGGAGGAGATCCTCGGCCAGGAGCTGGCCGCGCTGATCATCCCGGAGACGCTGCGCGACGCGCACCGCGACGGGCTCGTGCGCTACCTGAAGACCGGGCGCGGGCCGATCGTCGGCCGGCGTGTGGAGCTGACCGCGATGCGCCGCGACGGCACGGAGTTCCCCGTCGAGCTGGTGGTCACGCGGCCGGAGATCCCCGGCGAGCGCGTCTTCTACGGCTACCTGCGCGACCTCACCGCGCGCAACGTGGCCGAGGCGGCGCTGCACCGGCTCGCCGACGAGCAGGCGGCGCTGCGGCGGGTGGCCACCGCGGTGGCCGCGTTCAGCGACCCGGCGCAGCTGTTCGACCTGCTCAGCGAGGAGGTCGGCAAGCTGCTGGAAGCGGAGACCGCGCACATGTTCCGGTTCGACCCCGACGGCCGTGCCGGCGAGATCGTCGGCGGCTGGGCGCAACGGCCCGAGCACGTGCTCGGCCACGGGACGCGGATGCCGCTCGACGGCGACACGGCGGTCACGCGCGTGTGGCGCACCGGCCAGGCCGCGCGGATGGACTCCTACGCGCGCGCCGAGGGCAACCTCGCGCAGATCATGCGCGACTACGGCGTCCAGGCCGTCGTCGCCGCGCCGGTGTTCCTCGGCGGCTCGCTGTGGGGCGCGGTGATCGTCTCCGCGATGAGCGCCGGGCCGTTCCCGGAGAGCGCCGAGCAGCGGATCGCGTACTTCGCCGAGCTGGCCGCGCAGGCGCTCGCGAACGCGCAGGCGCGGGAGGACCTCGCGGCGTCGCGCGCCCGCATCGTCCAGGCCGGCGACGCCGAGCGCCGCCGCCTGGAGCGCAACCTGCACGACGGCGCGCAGCAGCGGCTCGTCTCGCTCGCGCTGATGCTGCGGATGGCCGCGCGCCGGCATCCGGACGACGACGACCTCGCCCGTGCCGGCGAGGAGTTGTCGCACGCGCTGCAGGAGCTGCGCGAGCTGGCCCGCGGCATCCACCCCGCCGTGCTCACCGAGCGCGGGCTCGAGCCGGCGGTGCGGGCCGTCGCCGACCGCGCGCCGGTGCCCGTGGAGCTCACGGTGGAGCTGGAGGAGCGGCTGCCCGGCCCGGTCGAGGCGGCGGCGTACTACGTCGTCAGCGAGGCGCTGACGAACGTCGCCAAGTACGCGCGGGCGACGCTCGTGCGCGTCAGCATCACGCGCACCGACGAGCACGCGCTGATCGAGGTCGCCGACGACGGCCTCGGCGGTGCCGACCCCGGCGGCGGAAGCGGCCTGCGCGGCCTCGCCGACCGCGTCGAGGCCTTCGGCGGCCGGCTCGACATCGACTCCCCGCCGGGGCTGGGCACCACGCTGCGCGCCGACCTGCCCCTCACCGCAAGTCTCCGGTAA
- a CDS encoding GAF domain-containing sensor histidine kinase — MLRTGHAVVRALAAADNESDAYPALLATLGESLGATGGGMWLPVARATLRRAYAWGTPPETPGDGVSFEVPRIGVMSFAADLEPDESLRATLDSLGLLMSHFAERCRAQHAVAANVAEAEERERVLRHLATEQAALRRVATAIATESDPRDAFSVVTEEVGRLLRAPSANMIRFNDDETATVLARWHDTDIAVHEVGATVSLGGDSVSARVYRSGAPARVDSYDDLEGELAASLRALGHHSAVAGPIFLEGRLWGAVIVSGGAGEPFAAGAERRITNFAELAGQALANAQAREDLAASRARIVQAGDAERRRLERNLHDGAQQRLVSLALMLRLAARRHPEDIDLVRAGEELGHALTELRELARGIHPAVLSERGLEPAVRAVADRAPIPVALSVDLEERLPDPVEAAAYYVVAEALTNVAKYAHATGVTVGVERADGLALIVVRDDGVGGAAAGRGSGLRGLADRVEALGGRLEIDSPLGAGTTVRAEIPVAAG; from the coding sequence TTGCTCCGCACGGGGCATGCGGTCGTGCGCGCGCTCGCGGCCGCCGACAACGAGTCCGACGCGTACCCGGCGCTGCTCGCGACGCTCGGCGAGTCGCTCGGCGCGACCGGCGGCGGGATGTGGCTGCCCGTGGCCCGGGCGACGCTCCGGCGCGCCTACGCGTGGGGCACGCCGCCCGAGACGCCCGGCGACGGCGTGAGCTTCGAGGTGCCGCGGATCGGTGTCATGAGCTTCGCCGCGGACCTGGAGCCGGACGAGTCGCTGCGGGCGACGCTGGACAGCCTCGGGCTGCTGATGTCGCACTTCGCCGAGCGCTGCCGCGCCCAGCACGCGGTGGCCGCGAACGTCGCCGAGGCCGAGGAGCGTGAGCGCGTACTGCGCCACCTGGCGACCGAGCAGGCGGCGCTCCGCCGGGTCGCGACGGCGATCGCCACCGAGAGCGACCCGCGGGACGCGTTCTCGGTCGTCACCGAGGAGGTCGGCCGGCTGCTGCGCGCGCCCAGCGCGAACATGATCCGCTTCAACGACGACGAGACCGCGACCGTGCTCGCCCGCTGGCACGACACGGACATCGCCGTGCACGAGGTGGGCGCGACCGTCTCGCTCGGGGGCGACAGCGTGTCGGCCCGCGTCTACCGCTCCGGCGCGCCCGCCCGCGTCGACAGCTACGACGACCTCGAGGGCGAGCTGGCCGCGAGCCTGCGCGCGCTCGGGCATCACTCCGCGGTCGCCGGGCCGATCTTCCTGGAGGGCCGGCTGTGGGGCGCCGTCATCGTCTCCGGCGGGGCGGGCGAGCCGTTCGCGGCCGGCGCCGAGCGGCGGATCACCAACTTCGCCGAGCTCGCCGGCCAGGCGCTCGCCAACGCGCAGGCGCGGGAGGACCTGGCGGCGTCGCGCGCCCGCATCGTCCAGGCCGGCGACGCCGAGCGCCGCCGCCTCGAGCGCAACCTGCACGACGGCGCGCAGCAGCGGCTCGTCTCGCTCGCGCTGATGCTGCGCCTGGCCGCTCGCCGGCACCCGGAGGACATCGACCTGGTCCGCGCGGGCGAGGAGCTCGGCCACGCGCTGACCGAGCTGCGCGAGCTCGCGCGCGGCATCCACCCGGCGGTCCTGAGCGAGCGCGGGCTCGAGCCGGCCGTCCGGGCCGTCGCCGACCGCGCGCCGATCCCGGTCGCGCTGAGCGTGGACCTGGAGGAGCGTCTCCCGGACCCGGTCGAGGCGGCCGCCTACTACGTCGTCGCCGAGGCGCTGACGAACGTCGCCAAGTACGCGCACGCGACCGGGGTGACGGTCGGCGTGGAGCGTGCGGACGGGCTCGCGCTGATCGTCGTGCGCGACGACGGCGTCGGCGGCGCGGCGGCCGGGCGCGGCAGCGGCCTGCGGGGGCTCGCGGACCGCGTCGAGGCGCTCGGCGGCCGGCTGGAGATCGACAGCCCGCTCGGCGCCGGGACGACGGTGCGCGCGGAGATCCCGGTTGCGGCCGGCTGA
- a CDS encoding response regulator transcription factor: MRIVIGEDQALLRQGIVSLLGTAGFEVVAEAADAPDLLRKVSAHKPDVAIVDVQMPPDHTDDGLRAALEIRASQPAVGVLVLSQYAEERYAVDLIGDNAEGVGYLLKDRVTDFAGFAEAVRRVAAGGSVLDPTVVAHMLGRRRRDDPVDSLTPREREVLELMAEGRSNKGIAEKLVVTPHAVEKHVTSIFTKLGVASGTEDHRRVLAVLEFLRRA; this comes from the coding sequence TTGAGGATCGTCATCGGAGAAGATCAGGCGCTGCTGCGCCAGGGGATCGTGAGCCTGCTGGGCACGGCGGGCTTCGAGGTCGTGGCCGAGGCCGCCGACGCGCCGGACCTGCTGCGCAAGGTGTCCGCGCACAAGCCGGACGTCGCGATCGTCGACGTGCAGATGCCGCCCGACCACACCGACGACGGCCTGCGGGCGGCGCTGGAGATCCGCGCGTCCCAGCCCGCGGTCGGCGTGCTGGTGCTCTCGCAGTACGCCGAGGAGCGCTACGCCGTCGACCTGATCGGCGACAACGCCGAGGGTGTCGGCTACCTGCTCAAGGACCGCGTCACCGACTTCGCGGGCTTCGCCGAGGCCGTCCGCCGCGTGGCCGCGGGCGGGTCCGTGCTCGACCCGACGGTCGTCGCGCACATGCTCGGCCGGCGCCGTCGCGACGACCCTGTCGACTCGCTGACGCCGCGCGAGCGCGAGGTGCTGGAGCTGATGGCGGAGGGTCGCTCGAACAAGGGCATCGCGGAGAAGCTCGTCGTCACCCCGCACGCCGTCGAGAAGCACGTCACCTCGATCTTCACCAAGCTCGGCGTGGCCTCGGGCACCGAGGACCACCGCCGCGTGCTGGCCGTGCTCGAGTTCCTTCGCCGAGCCTGA
- a CDS encoding cobalamin B12-binding domain-containing protein yields MARKIRVVVAKPGLDGHDRGAKIIARALRDAGMEVIYTGLHQTPEQIVETVLQEDADAVGLSILSGAHMTLVPRVIELLREQDAGDVVVTVGGTIPSQDIPELKALGVAEVFTPGAPTQAIIDFIEGSVTDRT; encoded by the coding sequence ATGGCACGCAAGATTCGCGTCGTCGTGGCCAAGCCCGGTCTCGACGGCCACGATCGCGGCGCGAAGATCATCGCGCGCGCGTTACGAGACGCCGGCATGGAGGTCATCTACACCGGCCTCCACCAGACCCCTGAGCAGATCGTCGAGACGGTCCTGCAGGAGGACGCGGACGCCGTGGGGCTCTCGATCCTCTCGGGCGCGCACATGACGCTCGTCCCGCGCGTGATCGAGCTGCTGCGCGAGCAGGATGCCGGCGACGTCGTGGTCACCGTCGGGGGGACGATCCCCAGCCAGGACATCCCGGAGCTCAAGGCGCTCGGCGTCGCCGAGGTCTTCACGCCCGGGGCGCCCACGCAGGCGATCATCGACTTCATCGAGGGCTCA
- a CDS encoding response regulator has protein sequence MPRSVLVVDDSAAFRATARVLLSARGYEVVGVADSVAGGLAAARELRPDCVLLDVNLPDGDGLSAAGAFGDAAVVVVSTLDADELGDALAGSGARGFVGKAELASPRLVELLGPP, from the coding sequence ATGCCGCGCTCCGTCCTCGTCGTCGACGACTCCGCCGCCTTCCGGGCGACGGCCCGGGTGCTGCTCAGCGCCCGCGGCTATGAGGTCGTCGGCGTGGCCGACAGCGTCGCCGGCGGGTTGGCCGCGGCGCGCGAGCTGCGCCCGGACTGCGTGCTGCTGGACGTCAACCTCCCCGACGGCGACGGCCTGTCGGCCGCGGGGGCGTTCGGCGACGCCGCCGTGGTCGTCGTCTCCACGCTGGACGCCGACGAGCTCGGCGACGCACTGGCGGGTTCGGGGGCGCGTGGCTTCGTCGGCAAGGCCGAGTTAGCATCGCCGCGTCTCGTCGAGCTGCTGGGGCCACCTTGA
- a CDS encoding sensor histidine kinase, with protein sequence MRWAIVTACLIAATIGVALLFQAPDVTRLPPGGVAVLYLGVAIAWGFVAVGAYAHARRPENHTGRLMVMTGTFVALTGLQFFDAPLPFAIGALFDTVSISALVHLLIAFPSGRVEGKWPRRAVGAAYAAAVLQLPQLLVTTCDDCPSGNPWVVVDSHVLSTLFSVPQVSLLLFMLVTTLLVLIGRRQTAGPLLRRGLEPVLLLGAVILVLGVATVFSITFESDLTQALQIAAFSAFALVPAAFLLGLVRTRFFRTAAVGRVIERLSLDPRGVRDALATELGDPTLDVLYWVDGGYVHRDGRPATPDQPLTEIDHEGRRVGALTHGPALAEEPDLLREAAAAAALALENQRLEVELRARLEALRASRARLVEAGDAERRRLGRDLHDGAQQRLVALMIELQLAREQFDREPDTAKGLIDSAFANAQEAVHELRDLAAGIHPAVLSQRGLDAALESLASRSTVPVELRSALTERLPSPVETAAYFVVAEALTNVAKYANATHAQVDVRRENGHAVIDIRDDGVGGADVATGSGLRGLGDRVGALDGALEITSPPGAGTLIRARIPT encoded by the coding sequence ATGCGCTGGGCCATCGTCACCGCCTGCCTGATCGCCGCGACGATCGGCGTCGCGCTGCTGTTCCAGGCGCCGGACGTGACGCGGCTGCCGCCGGGCGGTGTCGCGGTGCTCTACCTCGGCGTGGCGATCGCGTGGGGCTTCGTCGCGGTCGGCGCGTACGCGCACGCGCGCCGCCCGGAGAACCACACGGGCCGGCTGATGGTGATGACCGGGACGTTCGTCGCGCTGACGGGCCTGCAGTTCTTCGACGCGCCGCTGCCGTTCGCGATCGGCGCGCTGTTCGACACGGTCTCGATCTCCGCGCTGGTGCACCTGCTGATCGCGTTCCCGTCCGGACGGGTGGAGGGGAAGTGGCCGCGCCGCGCGGTCGGCGCCGCCTACGCCGCCGCGGTGCTGCAGCTCCCGCAGCTGCTCGTGACGACGTGCGACGACTGCCCGTCCGGCAATCCGTGGGTCGTCGTCGACAGCCACGTCCTGTCGACGCTGTTCTCGGTCCCGCAGGTGTCGCTGCTGCTGTTCATGCTCGTCACGACGCTGCTCGTGCTGATCGGTCGCCGTCAGACCGCGGGCCCGCTGCTGCGCCGCGGCCTGGAGCCGGTGCTGCTGCTCGGCGCGGTGATCCTCGTGCTCGGCGTCGCGACCGTGTTCTCGATCACCTTCGAGTCCGACCTGACGCAGGCGCTGCAGATCGCCGCCTTCTCGGCCTTCGCGCTCGTCCCCGCCGCGTTCCTGCTCGGCCTCGTCCGCACGCGGTTCTTCCGCACGGCCGCGGTCGGCCGCGTGATCGAGCGCCTCAGCCTCGACCCGCGCGGGGTGCGCGACGCGCTCGCGACCGAGCTCGGCGACCCGACGCTCGACGTCCTCTACTGGGTCGACGGCGGCTACGTCCACCGGGACGGCCGCCCCGCCACCCCGGACCAGCCGCTCACCGAGATCGACCACGAAGGTCGCCGCGTCGGCGCGCTGACCCACGGCCCCGCGCTCGCCGAGGAGCCGGACCTGCTGCGGGAAGCCGCGGCGGCGGCAGCGCTCGCGCTCGAGAACCAGCGGCTCGAGGTCGAGCTGCGCGCCCGGCTGGAGGCGCTCCGCGCGTCGCGCGCCCGGCTCGTCGAGGCCGGCGACGCCGAGCGCCGGCGGCTCGGCCGGGACCTGCACGACGGCGCGCAGCAGCGGCTCGTCGCGCTGATGATCGAGCTGCAGCTCGCGCGCGAGCAGTTCGACCGCGAGCCCGACACCGCGAAGGGACTGATCGACAGCGCGTTCGCCAACGCGCAGGAGGCGGTGCACGAGCTGCGCGACCTGGCGGCCGGCATCCACCCCGCGGTGCTCAGCCAGCGCGGCCTGGACGCCGCGCTCGAGTCGCTCGCCAGTCGCTCGACGGTGCCGGTGGAGCTGCGCTCCGCCCTCACCGAGCGACTGCCCAGCCCGGTCGAGACCGCCGCCTACTTCGTCGTCGCGGAGGCGCTCACCAACGTCGCCAAGTACGCGAACGCCACCCACGCCCAGGTCGACGTCCGGCGCGAGAACGGCCACGCCGTGATCGACATCCGCGACGACGGCGTCGGCGGCGCCGATGTCGCCACCGGCTCCGGGCTGCGCGGCCTCGGCGACCGTGTCGGCGCCCTCGACGGCGCCCTGGAGATCACCAGCCCGCCCGGCGCCGGCACGCTCATCCGGGCCCGCATCCCCACCTAA